One stretch of Euphorbia lathyris chromosome 7, ddEupLath1.1, whole genome shotgun sequence DNA includes these proteins:
- the LOC136200507 gene encoding uncharacterized protein — MLEQSRLRQAVTFTGRPLSQLVFKVSHYCLQLLNQELERMRGLSHEVYVRCGCVLRTSHQIPCACELKRACDLEQMISSESVHVFWRTLLINHGHTDKNDGRNDLNEEQRYFKSLVDQVSKADPSVMRNISMFIHDQLHPYQAQYTEPDVKINVRGRPKVSKSTKRMPSSWEYNETHRGRARSTSSSRSRGRSGRISSSSSVHNAASSNGKTYYGSDFVHSDKIVGIIKPYVESYYDVVGDGNCGFRTVATYIFGDEEAWQTVRHHIRNEVIANRCLYQRVFVDTVDAALRRVSWDGAGCTPDYWMIVWDDLWPVATMYNSAIMLFGFCVVNSDQFYMVEF; from the exons atgcttgagcagtccCGGCTTCGTCAAGCAGTCACTTTCACCGGACGCCCATTAAGCCAACTTGTATTCAAAGTCTCTCATTACTGTCTGCAGTTGTTGAATCAAGAGTTAGAGCGCATGAGAgggttgagccatgaagtgtacgtgcgttgcggttgtgtattgagaacatcgcatcagataccatgtgcatgtgagctgaaacgagcttgtgatctggaacaaatgatcagttctgagagtgttcacgtgttttggagaacacttttaatcaatcatggtCACACTGATAAAAATGACGGGCGTAATGATCTGAACGAGGAGCAGCGATATTTTAAGTCCTTAGTGGACCAAGTCTCTAAAGCCGACCCATCCGTAATGCgtaatatttcaatgtttatccatgatcaactacacccttATCAAGCTCAGTACACCGAACCCGATGTCAAAATTAACGTGCGGGGGCGACCTAAGGTGAGCAAATCCACAAAACGTATGCCGAGTTCTTGGGAATACAATGAAACTCATCGTGGACGGGCTCGTTCTACTAGTTCATCTAGGAGTCGTGGTAGAAGTGGCAGAATTAGCTCGTCATCCTCGGTACATAATGCTGCCTCATCAA ATGGAAAAACGTATTATGGTTCTGACTTCGTACATTCCGATAAAATAGTTGGCATAATTAAACCATACGTCGAATCATACTACGACGTTGtaggtgatggaaattgtggtttccgtacggtagcaacttacatttttggtgacgaagaagcgtggcagacagttaggcatcacattcgaaatgaagtaattgctaaccgttGTCTGTATCAAAGAGTGTTTGTTGATACTGTTGATGCAGCTCTTCGTAGAGTAAGTTGGGACGGTGCAGGTTGTACGCCGGATTATTGGATGATCGTTTGGGATGACTTGTGGCCGGTTGCTACAATGTACAATTCTGCTATCATGTTATTTGGCTTCTGTGTG gtgaattctgatcaattctATATG gttgaattctga